Proteins found in one Maridesulfovibrio sp. genomic segment:
- the fliD gene encoding flagellar filament capping protein FliD, which produces MSDYTSGNINFTGLGSGTDFQTLIDGLIDLERVHIKRLESWKSTWDGKVEKFQELNTALLGLQTTLKSMDTLDEFMTKAVSTTSSDTVTATASSDAQITSHSIEVKQLAKNDILVGAGGVSDPSDVYFSAAGSFTFTYAGETITLSNIPAGTTLQGFVTMINNHADTRDKIRATTLNDGYYNRLQIYGLDLGADNKIIIQSNGTPGSIFSGSTYYASQDAQNAWLKVDGFPYVPDAWMERDTNTIDDLIPGVTLNLKKTTPTDSPVNIGITTDKEGMAENVKNFVDQTNEIRQMIKDLTSVTTTSDSASGAVLTGNYGVELLVGQRLKNIVASKAIGFSWFYEDSATGHTSGDRYSSLSQLGIKTNADSGGAKMGLLELDTEELTKALDDDPMAVAKLFAANYLGESESANLTYLSHIKGITEAGEYNVQYEVSGGQLISASINGQEAFVDPATWQITGKSGTAASGLALRVENRADGVYGNSDENAADAMTATLKLGKIGETVNALGDITSEQGPLEILQDNYKTIMDNIDKKIEYEEDRIATKKQMLTEKYARLDALLGNYSGIQSQLASSINGLMSK; this is translated from the coding sequence ATGTCTGATTACACCTCAGGAAATATCAACTTTACCGGACTCGGTTCCGGGACCGACTTCCAGACACTTATCGATGGACTCATTGATCTTGAACGCGTTCATATCAAGAGACTCGAAAGCTGGAAAAGTACGTGGGATGGTAAAGTTGAAAAATTTCAGGAACTGAATACCGCACTTCTCGGTCTGCAGACTACTCTGAAGTCCATGGATACTCTTGATGAATTCATGACCAAGGCCGTTTCAACCACCAGCTCTGATACAGTAACAGCAACAGCCTCCAGTGATGCTCAAATAACCAGTCACTCCATAGAAGTTAAGCAGTTAGCTAAGAATGATATTCTCGTGGGAGCCGGCGGTGTATCCGACCCCAGCGATGTTTACTTTTCAGCTGCCGGTTCTTTTACTTTTACTTACGCGGGCGAGACCATCACTTTAAGCAATATCCCGGCAGGAACCACCCTGCAGGGTTTTGTGACTATGATTAACAACCATGCTGACACTCGCGATAAAATCAGAGCAACCACTCTTAATGACGGCTACTATAACCGCTTACAAATATACGGACTGGACCTTGGGGCGGACAACAAGATTATAATACAGAGTAATGGGACTCCTGGGTCAATTTTTTCAGGCAGCACTTATTACGCTTCACAAGATGCCCAGAATGCATGGCTGAAAGTAGATGGATTTCCATATGTTCCAGATGCGTGGATGGAGCGTGACACAAATACAATCGACGACCTTATTCCCGGTGTAACTTTAAACCTTAAAAAAACAACTCCCACCGATTCTCCCGTCAATATTGGTATAACGACTGATAAAGAAGGGATGGCCGAGAACGTTAAAAATTTTGTCGATCAGACCAATGAGATACGGCAAATGATTAAAGACCTGACCTCTGTAACGACGACTTCTGATTCTGCCTCAGGTGCTGTCCTGACTGGTAACTACGGTGTCGAACTTTTAGTCGGCCAAAGATTGAAGAATATCGTTGCCAGCAAGGCTATCGGTTTTTCATGGTTTTATGAAGATAGTGCTACCGGACACACCTCCGGTGACAGGTACTCCTCTCTCTCTCAGCTTGGTATAAAAACCAATGCAGATAGCGGAGGAGCCAAGATGGGGCTTCTTGAACTTGATACTGAAGAGCTGACAAAGGCTCTGGACGACGATCCCATGGCTGTCGCCAAACTGTTTGCCGCTAACTATCTGGGAGAATCTGAATCTGCGAATCTGACGTATTTATCGCATATTAAAGGAATAACTGAGGCTGGGGAATATAATGTCCAGTACGAAGTTTCGGGTGGACAACTAATTTCGGCATCTATTAACGGGCAGGAAGCATTCGTAGACCCTGCAACATGGCAGATTACCGGAAAGAGCGGCACAGCTGCCTCAGGTCTGGCGTTACGTGTTGAGAATAGGGCTGACGGAGTATACGGTAACTCCGACGAAAACGCTGCTGATGCAATGACGGCTACCCTGAAGCTTGGTAAGATTGGGGAAACGGTTAATGCTCTCGGCGATATAACCAGCGAACAAGGCCCTCTCGAGATTCTTCAGGATAACTACAAAACCATCATGGATAATATCGATAAAAAAATCGAATATGAAGAAGATCGAATCGCAACCAAGAAGCAGATGCTGACCGAAAAATACGCCCGACTTGATGCGCTGTTAGGAAACTACTCAGGTATCCAGTCCCAGCTGGCATCCAGCATTAACGGGCTGATGTCTAAATAA
- the fliS gene encoding flagellar export chaperone FliS, whose protein sequence is MQKAAQAYLSTQIHTTSKGELLLMLYDAAINFMKQAKVKIDEKDYAAKGILISKAIEVISELASSLNKEKGGELAENLSKLYIFCNTRLLQANLKMDTEKLDEVIKIIDGIASAYREIIPTEEAQAAVPLQTAATANSGTTNVNRSFANDAGYTMPTPQNMPAPNALRLKKAANAYGGGA, encoded by the coding sequence ATGCAAAAAGCAGCTCAAGCTTATCTTTCAACTCAGATCCATACCACTTCCAAGGGAGAACTTCTCCTAATGCTTTATGATGCCGCAATCAACTTTATGAAGCAGGCGAAAGTGAAGATCGACGAAAAGGATTATGCCGCCAAGGGAATTCTTATCTCCAAAGCTATTGAAGTCATCTCAGAACTGGCTTCCAGCCTGAATAAGGAAAAAGGCGGAGAGCTTGCCGAAAATCTCAGCAAACTCTATATCTTTTGTAACACAAGACTCCTGCAGGCCAACTTGAAGATGGATACCGAAAAGCTTGATGAAGTAATCAAGATTATCGACGGAATTGCTTCTGCCTACCGGGAAATCATCCCCACAGAAGAAGCACAAGCAGCAGTACCTCTTCAAACAGCAGCAACTGCGAACAGCGGAACCACCAATGTAAACCGCAGTTTTGCAAACGATGCAGGCTACACAATGCCAACGCCCCAAAACATGCCCGCTCCCAATGCCTTGCGCCTGAAAAAAGCCGCAAACGCATATGGAGGAGGAGCATAG
- a CDS encoding glycosyltransferase family 4 protein: MDNNRIRVLQVSPSLGLGGTEKVMQSFAVNLDRQKFDTAVFSTSEGPRGKLLRMQGVNTFIGPDIFSVLTKFQPHVVHIHRAGWADPGALRPFKLARTPVLVETNVFGHHDPSPEAALIDRHLFVSHFCAERFTKINSIPAEKPKYSVLYNPVDTDFFLAHCPADRKFPKNCFGRISRADKGKWSNLALDFLPALKKQVEKKELPPFSYNIIGGIPEAEDFVVQNKLEKFVNFLPPILTDAEIACFLNSISFLAHANDTGESFGLVIAEAMAAGLPVITHPSRGLRDNAQMELVDHGKTGIVAANADEYAQAVNFLLTNPQEARKMGEKGRAKAAKLFRAQDIAAKLGEIYLELLKTKNII; encoded by the coding sequence ATGGATAATAACAGAATCAGGGTGCTTCAGGTCTCCCCTTCTCTAGGGCTGGGAGGCACTGAAAAGGTGATGCAGTCCTTTGCCGTCAATCTGGATAGGCAGAAATTCGACACAGCCGTCTTTTCTACATCAGAAGGACCAAGGGGAAAACTTCTTCGCATGCAGGGAGTTAATACTTTCATAGGGCCGGATATCTTTTCGGTACTGACGAAATTCCAACCCCATGTGGTCCATATCCATCGCGCCGGTTGGGCTGATCCGGGAGCTCTGCGGCCCTTTAAGCTAGCCAGGACTCCAGTACTCGTAGAAACAAATGTATTCGGTCACCACGACCCCAGTCCGGAAGCCGCGCTTATTGACCGCCACCTGTTTGTCTCACATTTCTGCGCAGAACGCTTCACCAAAATTAATTCCATCCCGGCAGAAAAGCCCAAATACTCAGTTCTTTACAACCCAGTAGATACGGATTTTTTTCTTGCTCACTGCCCTGCTGACCGCAAATTCCCAAAGAATTGCTTTGGCAGAATTTCTCGGGCGGATAAAGGTAAATGGTCCAATCTGGCTCTGGACTTTCTGCCTGCCCTGAAAAAACAGGTTGAGAAAAAAGAACTGCCCCCCTTTTCATACAATATTATTGGAGGGATTCCAGAGGCGGAAGACTTTGTTGTTCAAAACAAACTGGAAAAATTTGTAAATTTCCTGCCGCCCATACTTACAGACGCTGAAATTGCCTGTTTTTTGAATTCCATATCCTTTCTCGCCCATGCCAATGATACAGGTGAATCCTTCGGTCTGGTCATTGCAGAAGCCATGGCTGCCGGACTTCCAGTAATAACCCATCCCAGCAGAGGATTGCGGGATAATGCCCAGATGGAACTTGTCGATCACGGAAAAACCGGCATTGTCGCCGCAAACGCTGACGAATACGCACAGGCGGTAAACTTTCTGCTGACCAATCCGCAGGAAGCACGCAAAATGGGTGAAAAAGGACGTGCCAAAGCCGCTAAATTATTCAGGGCACAGGATATCGCCGCAAAATTGGGCGAAATTTATCTGGAACTGCTCAAGACAAAAAACATAATCTAA
- a CDS encoding glycosyltransferase: MNHIFNTYSKEILAYHLSGQKPAEQAATIVNPAETAEKHLRFAQKRGAEAIILFGIGDGILAQAIAEKKSADLELLACDLHPEQIRKLLQAGHDKFSNNPGCVLLTDSSIWALLLLLIQAGYSPAKSHLILNPGLQGESMNSHRNLQKLFSGTKHIQQPETPAPCTISAGAILSPDEPELENFIKNIPGWINEIVLIWDCGKNDPFPELEKYHDSKIINVRHPLNSDFSAQRNCMLKNCSGDWIIYLDADERLEDEGWEQIRRIPSFQGCDNWYLPRMTFYPDLKHCRVGYGLWPDLQLRFFKNTGNLKFINKIHERLTGMQSSSGILQGCPIQHLTHILKSREIIESKLENFNSSTGGRFKHRLGNDFPHIPKELLNPRKDCNIGPIQLPDINLA, encoded by the coding sequence ATGAACCATATATTCAACACATACTCAAAAGAAATTCTGGCTTACCATCTTTCAGGACAAAAGCCGGCGGAACAGGCCGCCACGATCGTTAATCCTGCCGAAACAGCTGAAAAACACCTGCGTTTTGCACAAAAACGAGGAGCCGAAGCCATTATCCTGTTCGGGATCGGAGACGGTATTCTTGCCCAAGCCATTGCAGAGAAAAAATCCGCGGATCTGGAATTACTGGCCTGTGATCTGCATCCGGAACAGATACGGAAACTCCTTCAAGCTGGACATGATAAATTTTCAAATAATCCAGGATGCGTCCTGCTGACGGATTCTTCCATATGGGCCCTTCTGCTCCTGCTGATACAGGCCGGTTATTCCCCTGCAAAAAGCCACCTGATTCTTAATCCCGGTCTGCAAGGCGAAAGCATGAACAGCCACAGGAACCTGCAAAAATTATTTTCCGGAACAAAACATATTCAACAACCGGAAACACCAGCTCCCTGCACAATCTCTGCTGGAGCCATTCTCAGTCCGGATGAGCCTGAACTTGAAAATTTCATAAAAAATATCCCCGGCTGGATTAATGAAATTGTCCTGATATGGGACTGCGGAAAGAACGATCCATTTCCTGAACTTGAGAAGTATCACGATTCAAAAATCATTAACGTCAGACATCCCCTTAACTCGGATTTTTCAGCACAACGCAACTGTATGCTTAAAAACTGCTCCGGTGACTGGATAATTTATCTTGATGCCGACGAAAGACTGGAGGATGAAGGATGGGAACAAATCAGAAGGATTCCTTCATTTCAGGGATGTGACAACTGGTATTTACCTCGGATGACTTTTTACCCGGACCTGAAACACTGCCGCGTAGGTTATGGACTATGGCCGGACCTGCAACTCAGGTTTTTCAAAAACACGGGCAATCTGAAATTTATAAACAAAATTCATGAAAGGCTGACAGGCATGCAGAGTTCTTCAGGCATTCTCCAGGGCTGTCCGATTCAACACCTGACCCATATCTTAAAAAGCAGGGAAATAATCGAATCCAAACTTGAAAACTTCAACAGCAGCACCGGGGGAAGATTCAAACATAGGTTGGGCAATGATTTTCCCCATATTCCTAAAGAACTGCTCAATCCCCGAAAAGACTGTAACATCGGGCCCATACAGCTTCCTGACATTAATCTGGCATAA
- a CDS encoding zinc-ribbon domain-containing protein produces MIVTCPECNFSSEIPEDKIPASAQLATCPKCQAKFKFRDFEQDPSHVQETAPQEFSNPEEEEYGDAAAYVRQHAQEEHVSAEQNHEQPMPYDEQFGAQDDVQENFANEETIQEEKSDIWQRLDSMKPEKDIRDEDQELLSDKSEEVNEVPFENLEKYGFFPGFFLTIKKVILSPAAFFKDMPLKGFLMPLFFFILLAEFQEICNFVWTMAGVDTPTGAEVGRIMNDSMIASSLQDGTGPALFSLLFYPLMLAGISFPLIGITHILLMIFGAGDRGFQATFRATAYSYAPIILCIIPVVGDMIGALVSVTLSIIAYKNIHNTTYMRVVLSMVMPAVLLLVILGFYMQFNQPTI; encoded by the coding sequence ATGATAGTTACTTGTCCCGAGTGTAATTTCAGTAGTGAGATTCCGGAAGATAAAATCCCGGCCTCTGCTCAGCTTGCAACCTGCCCTAAATGTCAGGCTAAGTTTAAGTTCAGAGATTTTGAACAGGACCCTTCCCATGTTCAGGAGACTGCCCCGCAAGAGTTCAGCAATCCTGAAGAGGAAGAATACGGTGACGCTGCTGCCTATGTGCGACAGCACGCTCAGGAAGAGCACGTCTCCGCAGAACAAAACCATGAACAGCCGATGCCTTATGATGAGCAATTCGGCGCACAGGATGACGTTCAGGAAAACTTCGCGAATGAAGAGACCATTCAGGAAGAAAAATCGGATATCTGGCAACGCCTTGATTCCATGAAACCTGAAAAAGATATTCGTGATGAAGATCAGGAATTACTTTCTGACAAGTCCGAAGAAGTTAATGAAGTCCCCTTTGAAAATCTGGAAAAATACGGTTTTTTCCCCGGTTTTTTCCTGACTATCAAAAAGGTGATTCTTTCTCCTGCCGCGTTTTTCAAGGATATGCCGCTGAAGGGCTTCTTAATGCCCCTGTTTTTCTTTATCCTGCTGGCTGAATTTCAGGAGATCTGCAATTTTGTATGGACCATGGCAGGCGTAGATACTCCCACTGGTGCCGAGGTCGGCAGAATCATGAATGATTCCATGATTGCCAGTTCCCTGCAGGACGGCACAGGACCAGCACTCTTTTCCTTGCTGTTCTACCCGTTAATGCTGGCCGGAATCAGTTTTCCGCTGATAGGCATAACCCATATCCTGCTGATGATCTTCGGGGCAGGAGACCGTGGTTTTCAGGCAACCTTCAGGGCTACGGCCTATTCTTATGCACCAATCATCCTTTGCATTATTCCTGTTGTGGGTGATATGATCGGTGCGCTGGTGAGTGTTACCTTGTCTATTATTGCTTATAAAAACATCCACAATACCACCTACATGAGAGTTGTGCTTTCAATGGTAATGCCTGCTGTGTTACTATTGGTCATTCTGGGCTTTTACATGCAGTTCAATCAGCCCACAATCTAG
- a CDS encoding OmpA family protein: MKKFLVILVLILSSCTHFDTQIATQSTYYQDAEVRLSQLMVYSRPEKPHYGPLSALFYPFHVTQTMFKGSDWGHRVSKGIWQNWTSLQIFPSMVYDENLTYRGLSEALFTARSRGYDLLVIGFVPYLYLGHTMDDSALTVQVKIYETKRGQMVCSFEQSGRIEKKMDDDFIIIKREHRMPDSAFYTIIQAIAQDMAVPLTSWARYEKNNKGMIAGLMPNMVEMQAPPASARNAQESYNQTPTAASGTAPANAKQAESKASSPKAPTHEKTPGKAQKPRSINLAVQFDVDSAQIKPESYPLLNELGKALISDALKDKRVIIGGHTDSDASPEYNLKLSKERAEAVKKYLTAKFPIAQQRIGTTGFGESNPLVPNTNKYNKLLNRRVQVSIAP, from the coding sequence ATGAAAAAATTTCTGGTTATATTAGTCCTTATACTTTCGTCCTGTACTCACTTTGATACGCAAATAGCCACCCAATCCACCTATTATCAGGATGCAGAGGTACGGCTTTCACAGCTCATGGTCTATTCAAGGCCGGAAAAACCGCACTACGGTCCTCTTTCGGCACTATTTTATCCATTTCACGTAACCCAGACCATGTTTAAAGGAAGTGACTGGGGCCATAGAGTCAGTAAAGGAATCTGGCAGAACTGGACAAGTCTGCAAATCTTCCCATCCATGGTTTATGACGAGAACCTGACTTACCGGGGACTGAGTGAAGCTCTTTTTACCGCCCGTTCACGCGGATACGACCTTTTAGTGATAGGATTCGTTCCATATCTCTACCTCGGTCACACTATGGATGATTCGGCCCTGACCGTGCAGGTGAAAATCTATGAAACAAAGCGCGGACAGATGGTCTGCTCCTTCGAACAAAGCGGGCGCATTGAAAAAAAGATGGACGACGATTTCATCATCATAAAGCGTGAACACCGTATGCCTGACTCCGCCTTTTATACAATCATTCAGGCTATTGCACAGGACATGGCTGTTCCGCTCACATCATGGGCACGGTACGAGAAAAATAATAAAGGTATGATCGCCGGGTTGATGCCCAATATGGTCGAGATGCAAGCCCCTCCAGCCTCCGCAAGGAATGCGCAAGAGTCTTACAACCAGACCCCAACAGCGGCATCCGGCACTGCACCGGCAAACGCCAAGCAGGCTGAAAGCAAGGCTTCATCCCCCAAAGCTCCAACACATGAAAAGACTCCGGGAAAAGCCCAAAAGCCCCGTTCAATAAACCTTGCTGTACAATTTGATGTGGATTCAGCACAGATTAAACCTGAATCATATCCGCTACTAAACGAACTGGGCAAGGCACTCATCAGTGACGCACTAAAAGATAAAAGGGTTATTATCGGCGGGCATACCGATTCCGACGCATCGCCTGAATACAACCTGAAACTGAGTAAAGAGCGGGCTGAAGCTGTAAAAAAATACCTGACCGCTAAATTCCCAATCGCTCAGCAGCGTATCGGCACAACCGGCTTTGGTGAATCCAATCCGCTGGTGCCTAATACCAACAAATATAATAAATTACTCAACAGACGCGTGCAGGTATCAATAGCTCCTTAA
- the ahbC gene encoding 12,18-didecarboxysiroheme deacetylase, translating into MIGISKLYCGAVESSDALRYGRESGKLPSHLLQFSKDKKPVVVWNMTRRCNLKCVHCYAQAVDPDGQDEISTSKAKEIIDDLAAFGAPVMLFSGGEPLVRKDLVELASYATGKGMRAVISTNGTLITKEKARELKDVGLSYVGISLDGTEETHDKFRGVPGSYKKALEGVENCKAEGLKVGLRFTINKRNWTEVPSVFKVLRDLEVPRACFYHLVYSGRGSELIKEDLSHAETRQLLDLIMDETKALYDAGMPKEILTVDNHADGVYVYERLLREDPERAKEVLELLQFNEGNNSGRGIGCISWDGQVHADQFWRNHTFGNVLERPFSEIWMDENIELLHKLKDKKAHVGGRCAECRYLNICGGNFRARAEAYYDDIWAQDPACYLTDEEIKKD; encoded by the coding sequence ATGATTGGTATTTCTAAACTATACTGTGGCGCGGTTGAATCTTCCGATGCCCTGCGCTACGGACGTGAATCCGGCAAGCTGCCGTCTCATCTTCTGCAGTTTTCCAAAGATAAAAAGCCCGTTGTCGTCTGGAATATGACCAGACGCTGCAACCTGAAATGCGTTCACTGTTACGCACAGGCTGTAGATCCTGACGGTCAGGATGAGATCAGCACTTCCAAAGCCAAAGAGATTATTGATGATCTCGCAGCATTTGGCGCACCGGTAATGCTTTTCTCCGGCGGAGAGCCTTTGGTTCGTAAAGACCTCGTTGAGCTGGCAAGCTATGCCACCGGCAAGGGAATGCGTGCCGTTATCTCCACTAACGGAACCCTGATCACCAAAGAAAAAGCCCGTGAACTGAAAGACGTAGGACTTTCCTACGTAGGTATTTCACTCGACGGAACCGAAGAAACCCATGACAAATTCCGTGGTGTTCCCGGTTCCTACAAAAAAGCACTTGAAGGTGTTGAGAACTGTAAGGCTGAAGGCCTTAAAGTCGGTCTTCGCTTCACCATTAACAAGCGTAACTGGACTGAAGTTCCTTCTGTCTTCAAAGTTCTGCGCGACCTTGAAGTTCCCAGAGCCTGCTTTTACCATCTGGTATACTCCGGCCGTGGTTCCGAACTCATCAAAGAAGATCTGAGCCACGCTGAAACCCGTCAGTTGCTTGACCTCATCATGGATGAGACCAAAGCTCTTTATGACGCAGGCATGCCCAAAGAGATCCTCACTGTTGATAACCACGCAGACGGTGTTTATGTTTATGAACGCCTGCTCAGGGAAGACCCTGAACGCGCCAAGGAAGTACTTGAACTGCTCCAGTTCAACGAAGGCAACAACTCCGGTCGCGGTATCGGTTGTATTTCCTGGGACGGTCAGGTTCACGCGGATCAGTTCTGGCGCAACCACACCTTCGGCAACGTTCTGGAACGTCCCTTCTCCGAAATCTGGATGGATGAAAACATCGAACTGCTGCACAAGCTTAAAGATAAAAAAGCTCACGTGGGCGGACGCTGCGCAGAATGTCGCTACCTGAACATCTGCGGCGGTAACTTCCGTGCGCGCGCCGAAGCATATTACGACGACATCTGGGCTCAGGACCCGGCTTGTTACCTCACAGACGAGGAAATCAAGAAGGACTAG
- the hemB gene encoding porphobilinogen synthase — MVFDFHRGRRLRRTPVIRDLVRETTLSANDLMMPYFVYETDDDNYKKEISSMPGQFQLSLKQLELKVEEAIANGLKSLILFGIPAEKDPVGTQAYADEGIVQQAIRMLKKRWPELLVCTDVCLCEFTSHGHCGLVKGETILNDATLELLAKTALSHAKAGADMVAPSDMMDGRVAAIREILDENGYTDLPIMSYSVKYASSYYGPFREAAEGAPQFGDRKTYQMDPANAREGLREAAADALEGADILMVKPAGPYMDIIRQTRDNFDLPIGAYQVSGEYSLIKAAALNDWVDEAAVVWESLIGLKRAGADIILTYFTEDVLKRLNEK; from the coding sequence ATGGTATTTGACTTCCATCGGGGACGCAGACTCAGACGTACTCCCGTTATTCGTGATCTGGTGCGTGAAACCACCCTTTCCGCAAACGATCTTATGATGCCCTACTTCGTCTACGAAACAGACGATGATAATTATAAAAAAGAAATTTCATCCATGCCCGGCCAGTTTCAGCTCAGCCTGAAACAACTGGAACTTAAAGTGGAAGAAGCTATTGCAAACGGACTGAAGAGCCTGATTCTATTCGGCATCCCCGCTGAAAAGGACCCTGTCGGAACTCAAGCCTATGCGGACGAAGGCATTGTTCAGCAGGCTATACGTATGCTGAAAAAACGCTGGCCCGAACTGCTGGTATGCACCGATGTATGCCTGTGCGAGTTCACTTCCCACGGTCACTGCGGACTTGTTAAAGGGGAAACTATCCTCAACGATGCGACCCTTGAATTACTGGCAAAAACAGCCCTGTCGCACGCGAAAGCAGGTGCCGACATGGTTGCACCATCAGACATGATGGATGGCCGTGTTGCCGCCATTCGCGAAATACTGGATGAAAACGGTTACACCGACCTGCCGATCATGTCATATTCAGTTAAATATGCTTCCAGCTACTATGGACCCTTCCGTGAGGCTGCGGAAGGCGCTCCCCAGTTCGGTGACCGCAAAACCTACCAGATGGACCCGGCAAACGCGCGGGAAGGTCTGCGGGAAGCTGCAGCAGATGCCCTCGAAGGCGCGGACATCCTAATGGTTAAACCGGCAGGCCCGTACATGGACATCATCCGCCAGACCCGTGACAATTTCGATCTACCTATCGGAGCTTATCAGGTTAGTGGTGAATATTCCTTGATCAAAGCCGCGGCCTTGAACGATTGGGTTGACGAAGCAGCTGTTGTCTGGGAATCCCTCATCGGCCTCAAACGAGCCGGAGCGGATATAATCCTTACCTACTTCACAGAAGACGTACTCAAAAGACTAAACGAGAAATAA
- the ahbD gene encoding heme b synthase: MSDNKMTGGHPSGHPGGHPGHPGGHPGVHPIPKKNADGSPPLRLIAWEITRSCNLACKHCRAEAHPEPYPGELSTEEAKALIDTFPETGDPIIIFTGGEPLLRHDVFELVQYANDKGLRCVMAPNGTLLTAENSVQLKEVGIQRCSISIDAAEAKYHDEFRGEVGAFEKAMQGIQYLKDAGIEFQINTTVTRNNLHMFKDIFKLAKDLGASAWHIFLLVPTGRAAELGAEIITADEYEEVLNWFYDFQKTTDMQLKATCAPHYHRILRQRAKEEGIAVNFENFGLDAVSRGCLGGVGFCFISHRGQVQPCGYLDLDCGNVREIPFPEIWAKSPQFLNLRNPDTYDGKCGHCEYEKVCGGCRARAQTMENSYLGPEPLCSYEPKKKPKDK, encoded by the coding sequence ATGAGTGATAATAAAATGACTGGCGGACATCCCAGTGGTCATCCAGGCGGACACCCTGGACATCCGGGAGGACATCCCGGTGTACATCCCATTCCGAAAAAAAATGCTGACGGTTCTCCCCCGCTTAGACTTATCGCATGGGAGATCACCCGCTCCTGCAATCTGGCCTGCAAACACTGCCGTGCAGAAGCGCACCCGGAGCCATATCCGGGCGAACTTTCTACCGAAGAAGCAAAAGCGCTTATCGATACCTTTCCTGAAACAGGCGATCCGATCATCATCTTTACCGGCGGCGAGCCCTTGCTGCGCCACGATGTTTTCGAGCTGGTACAGTATGCCAATGACAAGGGGCTGCGCTGTGTTATGGCCCCCAACGGAACACTGCTTACCGCTGAGAACTCCGTACAGCTCAAAGAAGTCGGAATTCAACGCTGCTCAATCTCTATCGACGCCGCCGAAGCAAAATACCACGATGAATTTCGCGGTGAAGTGGGCGCATTCGAAAAAGCTATGCAGGGCATCCAATACCTCAAGGATGCCGGAATAGAATTCCAGATCAACACAACTGTGACCCGTAACAACCTGCACATGTTCAAGGATATCTTCAAGCTGGCCAAAGATCTTGGAGCATCCGCATGGCATATATTCCTGCTGGTTCCCACAGGACGGGCAGCCGAACTCGGCGCGGAGATTATTACCGCCGACGAATATGAAGAGGTCCTCAACTGGTTCTATGATTTCCAGAAGACAACCGACATGCAGCTCAAAGCCACCTGTGCTCCGCATTATCACCGTATACTGCGTCAGCGGGCCAAAGAGGAAGGCATCGCGGTCAATTTTGAAAACTTCGGATTAGACGCGGTCAGCCGAGGCTGCCTCGGCGGAGTGGGATTCTGTTTCATTTCCCATAGAGGACAGGTTCAGCCCTGCGGTTACCTTGATCTCGATTGCGGCAACGTGCGCGAGATTCCCTTCCCGGAAATCTGGGCAAAATCACCGCAATTCCTCAATCTGCGCAACCCGGACACCTATGACGGAAAATGCGGACACTGTGAATATGAAAAAGTCTGCGGCGGCTGCCGAGCCCGGGCACAGACAATGGAAAACAGTTACCTCGGCCCTGAACCGCTCTGTTCTTACGAGCCCAAGAAAAAGCCAAAGGACAAATAA
- a CDS encoding AsnC family transcriptional regulator: MDAVDKQILGIIQSGFPIVSRPYDEIGKMVGVSEDEALSRVNSLREDGVIRRIGANFGSLELGWHSTLCAAKVPEEKMDDFIAEVNSHRGVTHNYLRENDFNIWFTFIGPDEETVKATLDAISEKTGVHVLYLPASRLFKIKVDFDMKDDKEKN; the protein is encoded by the coding sequence ATGGACGCAGTAGATAAACAAATTCTAGGCATTATACAGTCCGGGTTTCCCATCGTTTCCCGTCCGTATGATGAAATAGGCAAAATGGTGGGAGTTTCTGAAGACGAAGCACTTTCACGCGTGAACTCTCTGCGCGAAGACGGCGTAATACGCCGTATTGGTGCGAACTTCGGTTCCCTCGAACTGGGCTGGCACTCAACCCTTTGCGCGGCTAAAGTGCCCGAAGAAAAAATGGATGATTTTATTGCCGAGGTTAACAGCCATAGAGGCGTGACCCACAACTACCTGCGTGAAAACGACTTTAATATCTGGTTCACTTTCATCGGTCCGGACGAAGAGACTGTAAAGGCCACTCTTGATGCTATCAGTGAGAAAACCGGAGTCCATGTACTTTATCTGCCTGCCAGTAGATTGTTTAAAATCAAGGTTGATTTTGACATGAAAGACGATAAGGAGAAAAATTAA